In one Silene latifolia isolate original U9 population chromosome 10, ASM4854445v1, whole genome shotgun sequence genomic region, the following are encoded:
- the LOC141605419 gene encoding putative galactinol--sucrose galactosyltransferase 5: MTPSLSKANSEMSDVVVADHDQCPMLVSLEKSTFMVNGHVILSDVPSNVTGTNVAGSDGLFVGFDVPEPDSRHVVPIGQLKDIPFMSIFRFKVWWTTHWVGSNGRDVENETQILILDKSDEDLGRPYVVIIPFIEGSFRAGLQSGGVDDFVDMCVESGSTKVTGDSFRSVVYMQAGSDPFKLVKDAMGTIQAHLGTFNLLKDKCPPGIVDKFGWCTWDAFYLKVEPNGVWEGVKGLVENGTPPGLVLIDDGWQSICHDDDPITDQEAMNRTSAGEQMPCRLIKYEENYKFRDYVSPNENGTIDKPNSGLGAFVRDLKGEFKSVEHVYVWHAFMGYWGGVRPNVPDLPEARVINPKLSPGLELTMEDLAVDKIVNNGVGLVQPEKAHELYEGLHSHLEACGIDGVKVDVIHLLELIAEEYGGRVELAKTYYKAITESVRKHFKGNGVIASMEQCNDFMLLGTETICLGRVGDDFWPTDPYGDINGTYWLQGCHMVHCAYNSIWMGNFIQPDWDMFQSTHPCAEFHAASRAISGGPIYVSDAVGKHNYDLLKRLVFPDGSTVRCEYYALPTRDCLFVDPLHDGKTMLKIWNINKFNGVIGVFNCQGGGWNREFRRTQCYSEHSKPLTCKTRPKDVEWENGHKPFPTEGVELFAMYFCKGDKLVLSEMTETVEISLESFDYELIIVSPVTTLPWEAIQFAPIGLVNMLNAGGAVKSFDIIDDDEKMVQVGVKGAGEMRVFASGKPRGCKVNGEDVEFEYEESMIKVQVPWNDDLGGSSIVEYMFEA; the protein is encoded by the exons ATGACTCCAAGCTTAAGCAAGGCCAATTCCGAGATGTCCGACGTTGTAGTAGCGGACCATGATCAATGTCCAATGCTTGTCTCCTTGGAAAAGTCAACTTTTATGGTCAATGGTCATGTAATATTGTCTGATGTACCTTCCAATGTCACGGGCACTAACGTGGCGGGATCAGATGGGCTCTTTGTCGGCTTTGATGTGCCTGAGCCTGATTCCCGCCACGTGGTACCCATAGGACAGCTTAAGGACATACCCTTTATGAGTATCTTTAGGTTTAAGGTGTGGTGGACTACGCATTGGGTTGGGTCTAATGGACGGGATGTTGAGAATGAGACCCAAATTCTCATCCTAGATAAATCGGATGAGGATTTGGGTCGACCTTATGTTGTGATCATCCCATTCATTGAGGGATCATTTAGGGCGGGTCTTCAATCGGGTGGGGTTGATGACTTTGTGGATATGTGTGTAGAGAGTGGGTCCACAAAAGTGACTGGCGACTCGTTCCGCTCAGTGGTTTATATGCAAGCGGGATCAGACCCGTTTAAGTTAGTTAAAGATGCTATGGGTACGATCCAAGCTCATTTGGGGACGTTTAACCTTTTAAAGGATAAATGTCCTCCGGGTATAGTTGACAAGTTTGGTTGGTGCACATGGGATGCCTTTTACCTCAAAGTGGAGCCCAATGGTGTATGGGAAGGCGTGAAAGGTCTAGTAGAGAACGGGACCCCTCCTGGTCTCGTTCTCATAGACGACGGGTGGCAATCAATTTGCCACGACGATGACCCAATTACGGACCAAGAGGCCATGAACCGGACCTCGGCCGGGGAGCAAATGCCATGTAGGCTGATCAAGTATGAGGAAAACTACAAGTTTAGAGATTATGTAAGCCCAAATGAAAACGGCACGATAGATAAGCCCAATTCAGGATTGGGGGCATTTGTGAGGGACCTAAAGGGGGAGTTCAAGAGTGTTGAACATGTTTATGTTTGGCATGCTTTTATGGGCTACTGGGGTGGGGTCAGGCCCAATGTTCCTGATCTACCCGAAGCCCGGGTAATAAACCCGAAACTCTCACCGGGTTTGGAGTTGACAATGGAGGATCTAGCCGTTGATAAGATTGTGAACAATGGTGTTGGGCTGGTTCAACCCGAAAAGGCTCATGAATTGTATGAAGGATTGCATTCTCATTTGGAGGCTTGTGGCATTGATGGAGTCAAAGTTGATGTTATCCAT TTGCTAGAACTGATAGCAGAGGAGTACGGAGGAAGAGTCGAACTTGCGAAAACATACTACAAGGCAATCACCGAATCAGTACGGAAACATTTCAAAGGCAATGGTGTGATCGCTAGCATGGAACAATGCAACGATTTCATGCTCCTTGGTACCGAGACCATCTGTCTTGGCCGCGTTG GGGATGATTTTTGGCCGACGGATCCATACGGTGATATAAATGGTACATATTGGCTACAAGGTTGTCACATGGTGCATTGTGCTTATAATAGCATATGGATGGGCAATTTCATACAACCTGATTGGGATATGTTCCAATCTACTCATCCTTGTGCTGAATTTCATGCTGCTTCTCGTGCTATCTCCGGTGGTCCTATTTATGTCAGTGACGCTGTTGGCAAGCATAATTATGATCTACTCAAGAGACTTGTGTTTCCTGATGGCTCGACTGTTCGTTGCGAGTATTATGCACTCCCTACTAGGGATTGCCTCTTTGTCGATCCTCTGCATGATGGCAAAACTATGCTCAAAATTTGGAATATCAACAAG TTCAATGGAGTGATTGGAGTGTTCAACTGTCAAGGAGGAGGATGGAACCGCGAATTCAGAAGGACTCAATGCTACTCCGAGCACTCGAAACCACTCACATGCAAGACACGCCCAAAAGACGTAGAATGGGAAAATGGTCACAAGCCATTTCCAACAGAAGGAGTAGAGTTGTTTGCTATGTAtttttgcaaaggagacaagctAGTCCTCTCAGAAATGACTGAAACCGTCGAAATATCACTAGAATCCTTTGATTACGAGCTCATTATCGTCTCTCCAGTCACAACTCTACCATGGGAAGCAATCCAATTTGCTCCTATAGGGCTAGTGAACATGCTTAACGCTGGAGGCGCAGTTAAGTCGTTTGATATCATTGACGATGATGAGAAAATGGTTCAGGTTGGAGTGAAAGGAGCAGGGGAGATGCGGGTTTTTGCATCCGGAAAGCCGAGAGGTTGTAAAGTTAATGGAGAAGATGTTGAGTTTGAGTATGAGGAGAGTATGATTAAGGTACAAGTGCCATGGAATGATGACTTGGGTGGTTCTTCAATTGTTGAGTACATGTTTGAAGCTTAa